CTGGCTATGGCCCTAAAAGCTGCATCACAAATGTTTCCCCTTGGATAGAAAACAAGCAGGAAAAGGAATTCAGAGTCACAGACCAGAATCTCAGGAGGATCAAGTCTAGGTCAAGGGTGAACAGGGAGCCTCTAGAGGGGCCTGAGGAGGGAGAGTCCTGCCTGCCCTTAGTCCATCTGCACAGGACCTTCCTCTAGCCTCATCCTCTCCATGTGCACATTTTGAGCTTTTTACAGTATTTTCCCCACTTAGAGCTGATGCAATTTCAGAGATTGAACTGGAAAACTACCATTTCCTAATATTtggtaaaaagaaaactcaacagGTCAAGTAAAAaatgcttcctcttcctccagagGGCAGAAAGGCAGCCAGTGTTCTGGGGCACAAGCTGGTCCTGGCTCAGGCTATTTTTAAAGACACCCCAATTTCAGTGGCTGTTGCTCTGCTTCTAAAGTCCGGGAGATCTGGGGGGCTGTCTCTGCTACTGGAGCAGGTGAATGATACTTAGATGAACTTGTCCTCTGAGTGAGGGGGATTTGGGAGTGTCCTCACTAGCCAGGGACGGGCtggcccttctcccttctcccacataCAATAAGCTGATGACTCTGCAAGGTTTCTGAATTCAAGGTGGAATGTGAGATTCTGTATCTGATTTACATGAGCACAGAAAGTGAAAGAACCACACCACCACTCCCAGGCTGTGAAAGAGACAGGATTTTATTATAATGTTCATATGTAACACTTACTATTTACAAACATGAATCTTGTCCCTTCTCAATAGGTAAATAGGTGCTGGGGTAGAGATGTCAGGCAGATGGGGCAGGGTTGTCCTCTCTCACTTGGGCCTCAGGGGACCCTAGGAATCAGCTTACAATGCTCCCCTTCCCATCAGGtaggaggagctggcccagtgcaTGCCAAGCACCCGAGCCGAGTCCCCACTGCTGAGGATGGGGCCGTGATCTGCCAATGGTACAGGGCTCACTGTTGGGGCCTGGCGGCTGAACAGAAGAGTCAGGTTATCTTGAGGTGCCTCCCCCAGAATCAtggcccccctccccacccctaccacACTCTGTGCTCCAGGCCCTGTGTTCAGTCAGCCAATAGTATCCTATTCGTCCCTGCCACATTCATCTGCCACCACCTATTTCACAGAGGAGTAAACTGAGTCTCAGGAAGCTGAAGGGAATCTCCCCAGTCACAGGACTGGtcagtggtggggctgggatcCCAGCACCAGCTGTCTGACTCCCCAAGACCACGCTTAGCCTGAAGCTTTACTAAACCCCTAGGATTCAGTCACCATCAGCCCAGACACTTATGCCTGAACTTGATGATAACTCTTTCTTCTCGGCCTTGAGTATTCTGCTGGCCAACCATGATGGGGGCTCCAGCCGGCAAGACTGGCTGCAGCAACAGGACAGAGAGGGActgtgagccagccaggagccaCACTTCAGGTGTACCCCCACTGCCTGCCAGCAGCTCGAGTCTGGGTGTCCCAGAGTTCACCACGCAACAAGGCTTGGGGCTGACCGGGGCCATGGGCACAGGCTCTCTGGACTGGCCACCAGGGAGAGTCCTTCCCTGACTCCAGCTGGCCTCAGCTCTCATTATCACTGAGCAGCTCCCTGTCCCGGAACTAGGCCCCAAATGTTTCCTCGGGCTCTAGCCTGTAATTGTTTGCAGCCACCCGGAACAGCAGGGTCTCCCTCATGGCTCTGCAGTCCTGGGACGAGATGGAAGGAGAGGATGCAGACGGGGTCTAAGGGGGGATGCTGCAGCGGCCTTGTGGGGGCtgaggagtggggcaggggacCAGGCCTGGGaaccctccttccctccagtTCCATCCAGGCTCCACCTGTTCTCAGAATGGGATAATcagccctgcctccaggaagTATTCCTTGATGCCATCCGCCCTCAACCCACCCGCCAATTGGATGTGTCTCCCACTTCTCTGTTATCAAACTCTCCCCACGAAGTAAGATGCAGGCTAAGATGCAGGCGGTGGGGCCAGGGAGTGTTCTGCCCTGAGGGTCTCTGATTgccatttccctcctctcccctgcaGGAAGTGCCCCAGCTGCTCACCTCAGTCCTTTTCTCAAGGTTGATCTCCTTCCCCTGGAAGGCAGACAGCCAAGTCCATCAGAGAGAGTCCCTGCATGACCAGCCCCTATGCCCACCCCTTCTCACGTTGCACTACCGCCCGGTCCCCAGAGGGGCTGGGCATGCAGAGAAAGCAGGACTTGGACCTGGGCCGGGCTCTGGGCTCCAGAGGAGGAGGACATGCGGCTGAGGGACCTCGTAGCCCAACTCTCTCAGATGACAGACTTGGAGGCTGCGGCCTCAGGCAAAAGGGACAGCTCAGCCACTCATGTGCTGCCCAACTGGAGGGGCCCGACTTCTCTGTTCCTGCATGGGCACcgtgggagggagaggctgagtccAGCTCACATACCTCTCGCAGCTGTGCGCTCAGGCGACTCTGCTGCCTCATCAGCCTTGGGGATGGAATGGGGTCTCACACGGAGCCTCTGTTCACCCATCCCTGAGATGGGCCTGACGCCCTGGCTCCCGGGGTGGCTGGAGGCTCTCCTGAGAGGAGATGTGCCTGGTGCTGGGAGCTCAGGGCTCAGTTCTGGGGCTCCTGAGCCCCAAGCCTCAGGATCCTGGTCCCCTTGCCTGGTCCCCAGGCTCACCCACCTCAAGATAAGCACCCATTGCCAGATGCAGCATTACCAGGTCATGGAGAAAAGTGCCAAGACAGGGGATGACACCCTGTGACGTCGGGGTGGGAATGAGCCCTTGCTCTCAAGTCTCCCACAGACCCTCCCCTGAAAAGtcctcccctcagcctcctggCCCACCCCAGAGCTCCCACGTTGAGCTGCCAAGGACACTTAGCAGCCTCCCCTCAACTCCCCTCCCTTCACATCCCAAGAACACCGCACTCCTCCTCATTAGATCCCAGGGCTGGATTCCAGCAAGTGACAGGGAATGTGGTCCCTGTCCCTCCCCACCACAAATCCATCCTGCACCAGCTCTTCCAGGCCCTCCTGATCTGGTCCCTTCTACTGGGACTCAGGCACTGTGGCAtcaggaggcagggctgcaggagccagggccctgctctctgGGTCTGAGGCCTCCAGCTGGGAGGGCAGAGCCCCTCTCCTCTGACCCTGGAGCTCCTCCCCCCAGGCACCCTCACccactgttgctgctgctgctgctcctggacTCTCTGGGGGTGTATCTCTGGCATGGCAAATGTGGAGGGCCCCTCCTGCCAGGGTCGAGGACAGGGTCAGTGAGGCCACATCCCACTTCTCTCCAGCTCCACCGGCCTCCTATCTTGGACATCTGACCCAAGTCAACTGGCACCAAGGCTAGTCCATCCTCCAGGGTGTTCTGATTCTAGAACAGGCCCAGCTCCAACTCTCACTTGGAGTGTGAGCTTGGGCCTGTGGGCTGGTctccctgagcctgtttcctcatctggaaagggtgatcctccccctccctcacagGGTCTCCTGAGGACTCCTGCCATGACTGTCAtcactgccctcccctcacccctccaggGGGAGCGGGGCAGAAAGCTCCGcatgctcctttcctctcttttatcCCATCGCCCTCCTGTGAGGCCTGCACCACAAGACCATCATCCCTGCATCTCCccaatgaggagacagaggcccaACAGGGGTAGCAAGCTGCTCAGGGGCCACAGAGGAGAGGCCGCTTGCCCCTCCCAGCCAGAGGCCCTCTTCCAATGTCCTCACCtaacccccagccccaccactgaCCAGAGCCCTGTGCCCTGAGCTGTCGAGGTGCATCCTCAGTCAAGGCATGGATGGAGAGGGATAGGGTGTCCTGGGAACCTGGTTGAGTGGCTCCTACCTAGCCCAGGCCCCTGGAATGTCTGGCCCCCAGGCTGGAACCGAGGCCATGTCAAAGCCTTCGCTTCCCTAAAGAACCCCTCAGGACATTCCCCTGAACAGAACTCTCTTCGTCCACTCAGGATGTGGACCCCAAGGTACCACCTCTGATCAGCAGGCAAGGGGGTGACAAGATGCTTTGCTCCCTCGTTTACATGAAGCCTCTGACATCCGATCAGGAAGGATCCACTGAAAATCCATCATGTCCCCAGACACTTCTCCTAAGCCACTTGGGACATATGTCATTGCCAACTAGGCACTCAGGTGGGACTCCTATGATGGACTGGCCGTGACTGCTTGAGGGACCCAGTGGGGAGTCCCAGAATACACACGGATCTGTCCCTGGTCCAGCCATTTGGACCCAAGGCTGAGGAGCCTGTTTGTCCACCTGGGCCGTGGGAATCCCCTGCCACGCCCatccctggggcaggcagggtgtCCTCCCCTTGGAGATgaggtgaagacagagggagcaaCAAGGGCCTGGCTTCCTGAGGACAGGTTTAGGCTGAGGGCTAAACCCACGCCAACCACTCAGGAAGAAGCTATGTCTAACAGGATGGACCTGCATGGAAGCCGGAGACCTGCTGATTGTGCCAGCCCAGCCAGCACCACAATGTCCCAAGACCAGGGCCTCCTTCCCACAAACTTCAGCTCACCTGCCCGTGGACCAAAAGGATCCCTCCCCTTGTTAATCTGGACAAGACAGACTGGAATTTTCAGAGAAAGTTTAAGTGAGAAGCTATCAAAACGACACCCTGCCCAGTCCCCCTTCCCACCTCACCCTCCTCTTTCCAGACTCCAGCCTCCACTCTACCTTGGTCATCAGTTCTCTGCTCAAGGACTTGTCTTTTCTATACAGTTCCTTGAAGTTTTCGGAGCTCTCCctgaggggagggaaagaaggaaggataaatTTAGGAATAATGTGCAGGGGGCGGGGTCTGAGTTCAAACCCCTTTTCTCTGAAAACCAGAGAGATTCAAACAGCCTGGATGAGTGTTCTCAGTGGGCTCCTGTGAGCACTCGGTCTCCGTGGGACGGGGGAGGGGCTCTCCTCTGGGCCACCTGGGGCCTCCGTTCCATTTCTATTGAGCAGCTGTGTTTTGACCAGTTTGAGTTTCAGCTGGGTGTAGAGTTCTGTTGCTGTAATCACTTGAAAACCTCCAATTTAGCTCAACCCAGTACCTGTCATTTAAGGAAACCGATTCCTGAAGCAGAGCTGGTGCACTAAGGAGCCCAGGAGGCTTAGAGACAGGGTCCCCCACCCCCGAGGCCCGGCCCTGTCCCCAGGGTCTGTTGCCTCCTGGGAGTTCCCAGGTGACTGAGGGGGCAATGGCAGACATATGGGAGGTCCCTCACCCACCCTGATCCCCCTAGGGAGAGAGGCCTACCCACCGGGAAACTTCGTCCCATGTGTTCTCCAGGCGACTTATGGAGGTTTTCTGCAGAGCAGAGATGACAGTGTGTAGTGAGAAGTTCATTAGGATGTTGCACTCCTGGGAAAGGGAGGAGAATGAGCTGTCAGTGGGGCTCTGGGGCCCCGCTTGCTCTGGCTTCAGTCGCCTTCAATTTAAATCTCCCCTCCTGGATGAGACACGTGCTCAGGGAGGCCCAGAAGGGCACATTTAGGACCCAAGGAGGAACACTCACAGGGAGGAGGACTTTAGCTCAACGCAGGGAAGGAGCCAGGCAGGAAGAGAGCATCCTAAGGCTGGGACCTGGAGTCCAGGTCAGGGTGCCCCTGGCAGGAAAGGCCTGGGGACTGTGCAAGGGCTTGGACCACACACTTCAATCCTGAGAACTGATAAAGAAGAGGCAGTTCCCAAGGCCCCAGAGAGGGACTGCACTGGGCCTGTGCATACCTGTGCCACCTGGATCCAGTGCTCCACCAACCTGGCCCTGTCCCGGGCTGTTCTGCTCGGGTCCCTGAGGCAGGTGGTTGTGATGAAGTTGACCACCCTCTGGAAATGGTCAACAGTGGCCTGGATGGTGGGTGCCAGGTGCTCATTCCTGGGCTTGATCCTCTTGCACCAGGAGGAGCTCAGGCACTGAGAGGGCACCACCTTCCTGAAGAGCTCCTGGGGAACAGGGGGAGTGTCACCTGGCCCTGCCACACCCCAGCTCTGTGTCTACAGCCCCCAAAGTCCCAGACAGGATGTTCAGAGCTGGAGCTAGGAAGCTGAAGATGTGGCCTGAGCCCTGTGGGAGTCCCTGGACGGTATTCTCTGTCCACTGAGGGCACCCAGCACAGGATGACCCAGGACCCAACACtggcagggaaggcagagggcaTTTGCACCCAGCCCATCCTGGCTAACTCCAAGCTCCAGACGGTGGCTCAACCCAGCTCATCTCAAGGGGGCATCTTCCACCATCCTGATTGCCCGCTGGTCCCTCTCCCCATTCTGATGCACATTCCCCCATGGCAGCTACAGCCAGGGGCTTTGTATGTCTCCTTTGTAGTTACGTACACATCAGGTGTCTAATAAGTGCTGAGCCTCTTGAGCAGATGGTTGGGCCACCCAGGGACCTGGATGCACACATTGagttcccctcccccacagaatGGGCCAGGACCCACCCAGCTTTCCACCTCTTCTACCTCATTGACAGCACGCCACTCTGTGCAGCAGGTCCTGTTAGTGTCCACCTCTACAGTCTGCAGGTGGACAGCAAAGGCTTGAGGGTTAAAAGTTGCCCACATCATACAGTTGGTCAcgggtggagctgggatttgggCCCAGATCATAGGAGTCTGGACCAGATCTGGGGCCATGATGGCAGAGGGAaggcctgccccaccctgccctgagAGCTCTGATGCTCACAGCATCCATCACGATCTACTGCTCTGCCACCAGCGTGAGAGGGAAGGCTGTGAGGTTAGGCTTCTCCTCACTTGGCAGGTTCTTACTGGCcacaggcctggggcaggaaggctctggggctggagctggctcTGTCTCTATTTTTGGAGGTGGAGATGGAATTCCCAGTAGAACTGGTGGTCTAGGTGACTCCAGCTCAGGAGCTGCCACCCCTGCTCGAGGTGATGCTggtccctgctccagccccaaCACTGCTGATGGAGGGGATGCTGGCTCCAGTGCCAGAAGCAGTCAAATCAATGGAGCTGGAGCTGGCTCTACCTCCATAACTGGCCACTGTTCTGGTTCTGCAGTTGCCTGGAGACCTGGAGCTGGCACTGGAGCAGGACAAAGAGAAGGGTTCACTCACATAACTGACTTTACACGTCTTTCCCCAAACAGGAAAGATCCCACTGCCTGTGAACCCCACCCACAGTTTGCAGTCCCCCTTACCCTGcggctctgcctcagtggcctctGGAAGCTCCAAGTGGACCACCAGAAGAGGGTGATGGCAATCCACGTCTGAGTCAGTAAAGGTGACCTGCACGTACAGCCCCTTTAGCTTGAAGAAGGGACAGTGCAGGGGCCGCCAGGAATTCTGCAGGTACTGTTCTAGCTAGGTGCCCAGGATGAAAGAGAGGGCACTGGGGAGAGTTGTGTGGAGCAAAGTCAGAGGCCTGGCCTTTCCTTCCACACTGTGCTCCCACAGCATCCTTCTCTGGGTGGAGGACCCTGAGGATGGCCCAGCCCACACCCAACCACCCTGTGGCTGTCCTTGCAGTGGAAGGCCTGGTCATCGACCAGGTCTAACAGAGCCTGTGTGCATCTCATTTGCTGCCCAACACTCTTCTCCTGAGGGCCTGGCCAGAGCCTACCCCATCACCCATGCACATGAGCATCAGAACTGAGGTTGGAGGCAGATCTGTGAGCAGGCAGCTCACCACATCTACTATCCAGAGCCCCGGTGGTGGTGGGTAGGAGAGGTGGATGTGGAGAGGGCACAGAGTGACATGGGACTATGGAAGGGATGGGTCTCTCAAGGCCCACTCAGTCCacctcctctctgcttccagggAGACTGAGACCCCACCCAAAACTCTCTTTGACTCATGTCCTCATGGAGGGCAAGCCCCCAGACCTCATCCCTCCCATGGGAATCAAAACCTGTGTGAGATCCAGGGTTCTGCCGGTCAGTCCCTCCCCAGCCACAGCCCACAGAGTCTCCCAGGCTCTTCTGTGGAGACAAGAGGTCCTCTTTCTGCACCAAAAGACCACTCACATTCTTAGATGGTCCTGTGGTTGGTCACCCTGGACGGAATATGGCAAGATGCAACCATATCTAGAAGAAGCCATGGAGGTGTCACATCTAATGTACTGTGGACATGACTGCTTATGTTTAGTGTGACTGCCCCACCCTCAGACTGGAATTGAGGCCCAAGGATTGAGTCTGCTCCATTCACTGAATAACCTTAGTGTCTAGGAAAGTGTCTGCATGGAGTAGGTGTTTAATAGAGATTGTTGAAAAGATGAACTCAACCAGAACCTTCTCAGATATCTGAGTAGGCCTGCGGCTTCTCTGCTGGCCCAGAGATCCTTAATTTGGCTACCCTAAGGACAAGGCCCAAGACCAGTTGAATGGAATTTCAAAACTcctttacaaatggggaaactggtTGCTTTCCATGTGCTTTTCCAAACTCAGGAAAGCCAAAGCACAGTTTGGAGTGAGGCAGAGAGCTTCTCCAAGGGGGAGAGAGAACTGACAAACATGAGAATGTCCAGACAACCCACAGCCCTTTCTGCAGAGCTAGGAACCAGGGAAGCACCTGCCATGGCTTATCCCACGACTTCCTAGAATAACCCTATGACATGGGGGACAGAGAACTGATAAACATGAGAATGTCCAGGACACCCTGCAGCCCTTCTGCAGAGCCAGGCACGAGGGAAGCATCTGCTGTGGCTGATCCCACGATTTCCtacaacaaccttgtgaggttCATCTTCTGACCACCCCACTTTCAGAAGAgtaaagtgaagctcagagaggtatgCTGACATTCTCCAGACACACAGCCAACAGGTGGGAGACTCAGCAGTGCACTGTGGAGGGGGCAGCTCTCACCTGTGGGACAGCTGGTCTAAAACCTGCTGGGCGGTGCCGAAGGCCTGGTGGGTGCACAGGAAGGTAGCAGTGCACAAGCTTCTCCCTGGG
The window above is part of the Equus quagga isolate Etosha38 chromosome 21, UCLA_HA_Equagga_1.0, whole genome shotgun sequence genome. Proteins encoded here:
- the LOC124231489 gene encoding ral guanine nucleotide dissociation stimulator-like 1 → MTFPGHRTELHPGHPPGAGEGVQILLSPWTRSRCIRPPTTASTGLGQCEKDSTLSPDQAHVMLTPRQAQWRTWQSPWTSLPREKLVHCYLPVHPPGLRHRPAGFRPAVPQLEQYLQNSWRPLHCPFFKLKGLYVQVTFTDSDVDCHHPLLVVHLELPEATEAEPQVPAPGLQATAEPEQWPVMEELFRKVVPSQCLSSSWCKRIKPRNEHLAPTIQATVDHFQRVVNFITTTCLRDPSRTARDRARLVEHWIQVAQECNILMNFSLHTVISALQKTSISRLENTWDEVSRRAPKTSRNCIEKTSP